From Gloeocapsopsis sp. IPPAS B-1203, one genomic window encodes:
- a CDS encoding ABC transporter ATP-binding protein, with product MADAIQARDLCFSWANGEDVLKSCSLEVPQGEFWMLLGTNGSGKSTLLRLLAGLLTPQSGEINVMPPVGFVFQNPDHQLVMPTVGADVAFGLVEEKLSPSQVRRRVAEALSAVNLLELQRRPIYALSGGQKQRVAIAGAIARQSEVLLLDEPTALLDPDSQLDLVAQVKRLVKSRNLTALWVTHRLDELNYCDGAFLLEKGFLVDRGDPKRLQQRLMQVGLTS from the coding sequence ATGGCTGATGCCATTCAGGCGCGCGATTTGTGTTTCAGTTGGGCTAATGGTGAGGATGTTTTAAAGTCCTGTAGCTTAGAAGTCCCTCAGGGTGAGTTTTGGATGCTGCTAGGGACTAATGGTAGTGGAAAATCAACCCTATTAAGATTGCTAGCAGGTTTATTAACTCCTCAATCTGGTGAAATTAATGTTATGCCGCCAGTGGGTTTTGTATTTCAAAACCCTGACCACCAATTGGTCATGCCAACTGTTGGCGCTGATGTTGCTTTTGGATTGGTAGAGGAAAAATTATCTCCTAGCCAAGTACGTCGTCGTGTTGCAGAAGCTCTATCAGCAGTAAATTTATTAGAGTTACAGCGAAGACCAATATATGCTCTAAGTGGCGGACAAAAGCAACGAGTCGCGATCGCAGGTGCGATCGCACGGCAAAGTGAAGTACTACTATTAGACGAACCTACAGCTTTACTCGATCCTGATAGCCAATTAGACTTGGTTGCACAAGTAAAACGCTTAGTTAAAAGTCGTAATTTAACTGCATTGTGGGTAACACATCGCTTGGACGAACTCAATTATTGTGATGGTGCTTTTCTTTTAGAAAAAGGCTTTTTAGTAGATCGTGGAGATCCTAAACGGCTTCAACAACGTTTAATGCAAGTAGGCTTAACCTCATAG
- a CDS encoding YegS/Rv2252/BmrU family lipid kinase has translation MSLKKIKDFAPNYIEFFDSKDFIGFNVYTEKSGEKVGYIKDILVDEKGYFRYFVVDFGLWVFNKQVMLPVGCSQIDYEAQKVFVLGVDRKQVESLPGYNEQVEIDKEYEENLREAYLNVASGIDSAVLSSDQVPQIKQTDARQANYDYTQAADLYELSDRHHRVIKEYQDRLIAKHQARQEKGLIDQLVTENESIEQLVVSSSTSSTQVTHKNKPTRCACLIFNPVAGQSNSEQDLATITSLLEPEFDLDIRMTTPNKDADEIAKEAVEQGAQIIIASGGDGTLSAAAEAVVGTGIPLGVISRGTANAFATALGIPATIPAACQTILDGKTRTVDAAYCNGRPMVLLAGIGFEAETVKRADRDVKNRFGMLAYVLAGIHELRNLESFETRIETEDKVITLNAAAVTVANAAPPTSVLAQGPAELLVDDGLLDVTIVAPTNTISAIAAAYNLLQSAYSGEVADRPDTGFLRARSIKISTNPPQRVVVDGELMGSTPIEVECVPGGLTIIVPTAPEELAEEKLDGLPNLQIKFKKPPAAN, from the coding sequence ATGTCTCTTAAAAAGATTAAGGATTTTGCTCCAAACTATATCGAATTCTTTGATAGCAAAGATTTTATAGGGTTTAATGTTTATACGGAAAAATCTGGAGAAAAAGTTGGCTATATCAAAGATATCTTAGTAGATGAGAAGGGATACTTTCGCTACTTTGTTGTTGATTTTGGTTTATGGGTATTTAATAAACAGGTTATGCTTCCTGTAGGATGTTCTCAAATTGACTATGAGGCTCAAAAAGTTTTTGTTTTAGGTGTAGATCGTAAACAAGTAGAAAGTCTTCCTGGTTATAACGAACAAGTAGAAATAGATAAGGAATATGAAGAAAACCTGCGAGAAGCATATCTTAATGTGGCATCAGGTATTGACTCGGCAGTACTCTCATCAGATCAAGTTCCTCAAATTAAGCAAACTGATGCAAGACAAGCTAATTACGACTATACACAGGCTGCAGACTTATATGAATTAAGCGATCGCCATCATCGAGTTATTAAAGAGTATCAAGATAGATTGATTGCTAAACATCAAGCACGGCAAGAAAAAGGACTAATCGATCAACTTGTTACAGAAAATGAAAGCATTGAGCAATTAGTGGTTTCTTCATCTACCTCTAGCACTCAAGTAACCCATAAAAACAAGCCTACTCGTTGCGCTTGTTTAATCTTTAATCCTGTGGCAGGTCAATCTAACTCAGAACAAGACTTAGCAACAATCACAAGCCTACTAGAACCAGAATTTGACCTTGATATTCGGATGACGACTCCCAATAAAGATGCTGACGAAATAGCTAAAGAAGCAGTAGAACAAGGAGCGCAAATTATTATTGCATCTGGTGGAGATGGGACACTTTCGGCTGCTGCAGAAGCCGTTGTCGGAACAGGAATTCCTTTAGGTGTGATTTCTCGCGGTACAGCAAATGCTTTTGCAACCGCTTTAGGCATTCCAGCTACAATTCCGGCAGCTTGTCAAACTATATTAGATGGTAAAACACGTACTGTTGATGCTGCATATTGTAACGGTAGACCGATGGTTTTGCTAGCTGGAATTGGATTTGAGGCAGAAACCGTAAAACGAGCAGACCGCGATGTGAAGAATCGATTTGGCATGCTAGCGTACGTTTTAGCTGGTATTCATGAATTACGTAATCTAGAATCTTTTGAGACACGTATCGAAACTGAAGACAAAGTAATTACTTTAAATGCTGCAGCCGTCACTGTAGCCAATGCTGCGCCACCAACTTCTGTACTTGCCCAAGGACCAGCAGAATTATTAGTTGACGATGGTTTACTAGATGTTACTATCGTTGCACCAACAAATACAATTAGTGCGATCGCTGCTGCTTATAACCTCTTACAGTCAGCTTATAGTGGTGAAGTAGCTGATAGACCTGATACTGGTTTCCTGCGAGCAAGAAGCATTAAAATCTCCACTAATCCACCTCAAAGAGTGGTTGTAGACGGTGAATTGATGGGTAGTACGCCGATTGAAGTTGAATGTGTTCCTGGCGGTTTAACAATTATAGTTCCTACTGCTCCTGAAGAACTCGCAGAAGAGAAGTTAGACGGACTACCTAATCTACAAATCAAGTTTAAAAAACCACCTGCAGCAAATTGA
- the psbD gene encoding photosystem II D2 protein (photosystem q(a) protein): MTIAVGQPASRGWFDVVDDWLKRDRFVFIGWSGILLFPCAYMALGGWLTGTTFVTSWYTHGIASSYLEGCNFLTVAVSTPANSMGHSLLFLWGPEAQWDFTRWCQMGGLWTFVALHGAFALIGFMLRQFEIARLVGVRPYNALAFSAPIAVFVSVFLMYPLGQSGWFFAPSFGVAAIFRFLLFFQGFHNWTLNPFHMMGVAGVLGGALLCAIHGATVENTLFEDGDKANTFRAFNPTQAEETYSMVTANRFWSQIFGIAFSNKRWLHFFMLFVPVTGLWMSAVGVVGLALNLRAYDFVSQELRAAEDPEFETFYTKNILLNEGIRAWMAPQDQPHEHFQFPEEVLPRGNAL, encoded by the coding sequence ATGACAATAGCAGTAGGACAACCAGCGAGTCGAGGATGGTTTGACGTCGTAGACGACTGGTTAAAGAGAGATCGCTTCGTATTCATCGGGTGGTCAGGAATATTGCTATTTCCCTGTGCATACATGGCACTAGGGGGATGGCTAACAGGAACAACATTCGTGACAAGTTGGTACACACACGGGATCGCATCATCATATTTAGAAGGATGCAACTTCCTAACAGTAGCAGTATCAACACCAGCAAACAGCATGGGACACTCATTGCTGTTCTTGTGGGGGCCAGAAGCGCAGTGGGACTTCACACGGTGGTGTCAAATGGGCGGATTGTGGACATTTGTCGCCTTGCATGGCGCATTTGCGCTGATTGGATTCATGCTCCGGCAATTTGAGATTGCGCGACTAGTAGGAGTACGACCCTACAACGCGCTAGCATTCAGTGCACCAATCGCAGTATTTGTCAGCGTGTTCTTGATGTACCCCTTGGGACAATCAGGATGGTTTTTTGCCCCCAGCTTTGGAGTGGCAGCAATCTTCCGCTTTTTGCTATTTTTCCAAGGATTCCACAACTGGACACTCAACCCCTTCCACATGATGGGAGTAGCCGGAGTATTAGGTGGCGCATTGCTGTGTGCAATTCACGGTGCGACAGTAGAAAACACCTTGTTTGAAGACGGCGACAAAGCAAACACCTTCCGTGCGTTCAACCCAACACAAGCGGAAGAAACCTACAGCATGGTGACAGCCAACCGTTTCTGGTCGCAGATTTTTGGGATTGCTTTTTCCAACAAGCGTTGGTTGCACTTTTTCATGTTGTTTGTGCCTGTCACAGGCTTGTGGATGAGTGCGGTAGGTGTTGTTGGTTTAGCACTGAATTTGCGGGCGTATGACTTCGTTTCTCAGGAGTTACGTGCTGCGGAAGACCCTGAGTTCGAGACTTTCTACACCAAAAACATTCTGCTCAATGAAGGTATTCGGGCTTGGATGGCTCCCCAAGACCAGCCTCACGAGCATTTCCAATTCCCTGAAGAAGTATTGCCTCGTGGTAATGCTTTGTAA
- a CDS encoding NYN domain-containing protein: MPRSIPQAVLLVDGYNIIGAWSCLKKIRDTDGLEASRWQLIEDLTNYSAYQGIVTQVVFDAHYQNTCSNYEVITESLSAYYTSFGETADTYIEKVCAAFRPYLRGTLPIKSTKNSKLPVYSQSSRIIVATSDRAHQLTVVGYGAEWLSAAQLKFEVQTTAHRVRQKNKSRQQPSSRFLANSIDAKARQRLSEMRMGTKK, encoded by the coding sequence ATGCCCCGTTCCATACCACAGGCTGTCCTCCTAGTTGACGGCTATAATATCATTGGTGCTTGGTCTTGCCTAAAAAAGATTCGAGATACTGACGGATTAGAAGCGTCGCGCTGGCAACTCATTGAAGACCTCACAAATTACAGTGCGTATCAAGGTATAGTGACTCAAGTTGTTTTTGATGCTCATTATCAAAACACTTGTAGCAACTATGAAGTCATTACAGAAAGTCTATCAGCGTACTACACCAGTTTTGGAGAAACCGCTGATACTTACATAGAAAAGGTATGCGCTGCTTTTCGACCTTATCTTCGAGGCACCTTACCTATCAAGTCAACAAAAAATAGCAAACTACCAGTTTATTCCCAAAGTTCGCGGATAATCGTTGCTACTTCAGATAGGGCACATCAATTAACAGTTGTAGGTTATGGTGCAGAATGGTTGTCTGCTGCACAACTTAAGTTTGAGGTACAAACCACAGCGCACCGAGTTCGACAAAAAAATAAGTCTCGGCAACAACCGTCTAGCCGTTTTTTAGCAAATTCTATAGATGCTAAAGCTAGACAGCGCTTATCAGAGATGAGAATGGGAACAAAGAAATAA